A region from the Lytechinus variegatus isolate NC3 chromosome 6, Lvar_3.0, whole genome shotgun sequence genome encodes:
- the LOC121417723 gene encoding uncharacterized protein LOC121417723, with product MNTKGARKIAETAALRFLKERIFLTRCTINSAKTEYETLKADIKETMQAQHSTDILNVNENIYADVFAKYKKRQQAKFEKLIQPKSKKVTASLANEDKWVVNLSSRQITSTEEQLLKKGLAFAVSSQILPITEIVAKVETAVKFIDPVSADAARKDVDSILQRARLPKPNTTRGMRDALKTLKNDDSITILPADKGSATIILDSTSYEDKMTELLSSGPYKMLKKDPTDRMCRKLTSTLLALKKDKVLDEATYKKIKPTQKQPPRIYGLPKIHKPGIPLRPIVSGIGSFAYNLSKYLADILSPLTNCSEHTVTNSSEFAEFTSEQTINKQESMISFDVVSLFNNVPIEGACSTALQRMQSDPTLVNK from the coding sequence ATGAACACCAAAGGAGCAAGAAAGATAGCAGAAACGGCCGCCCTCCGTTTTCTGAAAGAACGCATCTTTCTTACTAGATGCACGATTAATTCGGCAAAGACGGAATACGAAACTTTGAAAGCCGATATCAAAGAGACTATGCAAGCCCAACATAGTACAGACATTCTGAATGTTAATGAAAATATCTACGCAGATGTTTTCGCTAAATACAAGAAAAGGCAACAGgctaaatttgaaaaattgataCAACCAAAATCGAAGAAGGTCACCGCCTCATTAGCGAATGAGGATAAATGGGTTGTTAACCTATCCTCGAGACAGATCACCTCCACCGAGGAGCAATTGCTTAAGAAAGGCCTCGCCTTTGCCGTGTCATCCCAAATATTGCCCATTACCGAGATAGTAGCTAAGGTCGAAACCGCGGTCAAGTTTATTGACCCAGTTTCGGCCGATGCCGCACGTAAAGATGTAGATTCTATTCTACAGAGAGCACGTCTTCCAAAACCGAATACCACAAGAGGGATGCGTGATGCTCTTAAGACACTCAAGAATGATGATAGCATCACAATCCTTCCTGCGGATAAGGGTAGTGCCACAATCATTCTAGATAGTACCTCCTACGAAGACAAAATGACCGAGCTTCTGAGCTCTGGTCCGTATAAAATGCTAAAGAAAGACCCCACAGATCGAATGTGTCGCAAACTGACCAGTACGTTACTGGCACTAAAGAAAGACAAAGTTCTAGATGAGGCTACATACAAAAAGATAAAGCCCACACAGAAACAGCCACCTAGAATATACGGGTTGCCCAAAATACACAAACCCGGGATACCTCTCAGACCAATAGTTTCAGGCATAGGTTCTTTTGCCTATAACCTATCAAAGTACCTGGCGGACATCCTGTCCCCTCTCACTAACTGCTCAGAACACACGGTTACCAACTCCAGTGAATTCGCTGAATTCACATCGGAGCAGACAATTAACAAACAAGAATCCATGATCTCTTTTGATGTAGTCTCCCTCTTCAATAACGTACCGATAGAGGGCGCATGCAGTACGGCCCTGCAACGCATGCAATCCGACCCCACAttggtaaataaatga
- the LOC121416606 gene encoding LOW QUALITY PROTEIN: riboflavin transporter RibJ-like (The sequence of the model RefSeq protein was modified relative to this genomic sequence to represent the inferred CDS: substituted 1 base at 1 genomic stop codon), translated as MAGGLIGSLGLILSAFAMTGSLFAAAVFMFGIGFSTVVLPANSSPVDYFPDLFEIASSINLTGGGVGLMILPLLFEVFVTSYGWRGALMLLGAINLNTLVSGALLEPVPKAVESAAGELPLDNTMDVTERERKRDQSGHCSSEGACGSVEEGNGTTDFHVDSEGGTNDLIHHDQAGNGNLRHSVNTNTNCKSDGKVLIHRISDTEDAAPNGYTTGLGSEVENSDSKHHHELEASYNTGSNSISVKEAIASEDFPKDNPNRTRSGRXWCHSIAELFDLYIFKDHPAFFGICLATILFGVSYDGWVLFVIPNAEAKGFDSQMSVYVATAGGVGNIFGRFCIGFFTAKKFIPNEVSYLIMNVLSSVAFFINYGATTFWFLSLLSFLNGFSLGAKTSLQFIIVNGCVATERYKAAVSMLLVSLGIGFPISGALLGGIYDRTKSYNISFCVIGLIDVICGILITAPLIAAVIRRRKSRDSSPREVSI; from the exons ATGGCTGGTGGCCTGATTGGATCACTAGGTCTCATCTTATCAGCCTTTGCAATGACAGGATCTCTCTTCGCTGCAGCTGTATTTATGTTTG GAATCGGCTTTAGCACAGTGGTTTTACCAGCAAACTCCAGTCCTGTGGACTATTTCCCTGATCTGTTTGAAATCGCCTCAAGCATCAACCTGACTGGTGGAGGTGTCGGTCTTATGATTCTACCGCTTCTCTTTGAGGTCTTTGTCACCAGCTATGGTTGGAGGGGTGCCTTGATGCTCCTAGGAGCCATTAATCTTAATACACTCGTGAGTGGCGCCCTCTTAGAACCAGTCCCAAAGGCAGTGGAGTCAGCAGCAGGAGAATTGCCCCTGGATAACACTATGGATGTGACGGAGAGGGAGAGGAAAAGGGATCAAAGTGGACATTGTTCATCAGAAGGAGCATGTGGGAGTGTAGAAGAAGGAAACGGTACAACTGATTTTCATGTTGATTCAGAAGGTGGGACAAATGATCTGATACATCATGATCAAGCTGGCAATGGTaatttgagacactctgtaaaCACCAACACCAATTGCAAATCAGATGGCAAAGTTCTTATACATCGCATCAGCGATACCGAAGATGCAGCCCCCAATGGCTATACAACAGGCTTGGGCTCAGAAGTGGAAAACTCGGACAGCAAACATCATCACGAGCTAGAAGCATCGTACAATACAGGCTCCAACAGCATATCTGTCAAAGAGGCAATCGCCTCTGAGGACTTTCCAAAAGACAACCCAAATCGGACGCGTTCAGGAAGATG ATGGTGCCACAGCATTGCCGAGTTATTTGACCTCTACATCTTCAAGGATCACCCAGCTTTCTTTGGCATCTGCCTTGCAACGATCCTCTTCGGAGTCTCCTATGATGGTTGGGTTCTATTTGTTATTCCTAATGCAGAAGCAAAGGGCTTTGACTCACAGATGTCAGTCTATGTTGCCACAGCCGGCGGCGTCGGGAATATATTCGGACGCTTTTGCATTGGCTTCTTCACAGCCAAGAAGTTCATTCCTAACGAGGTCTCATATCTCATCATGAACGTATTATCTTCAGTCGCGTTTTTCATCAATTACGGTGCCACTACTTTCTGGTTTCTGTCTCTGCTGTCTTTTTTAAATGGTTTTTCTCTAGGAGCCAAGACATCGCTGCAGTTCATCATTGTTAATGGTTGTGTTGCCACTGAGAGGTACAAGGCAGCTGTCTCTATGCTTCTTGTCTCTCTTGGTATTGGGTTTCCAATTAGTGGCGCCCTCTTAG GTGGTATATATGACAGGACAAAGTCATATAACATTTCATTCTGTGTTATAGGGCTTATTGATGTCATCTGCGGGATTCTCATAACAGCACCTCTGATAGCAGCAGTTATAAGGAGACGAAAGAGCAGAGATTCCTCACCAAGGGAAGTATCTATTTAA